One Vespula vulgaris chromosome 7, iyVesVulg1.1, whole genome shotgun sequence genomic window, aaagaaagaaaaagaaaaaagtatgtatCTTCAAAAGTTCAATAcataatacaaaaagaaaacaagataaTAGAATATTCGAAATGATTGTATCTTTTGATTCGAACGATTAAGTGCGTCAATGAATTGCATCGATCCTAACTACTGTATCTTCGTTAATCCATggataataaaacttttaattatcgatcacAATGTTACAATCTCTCGTCTGAactctatttaatttttctctgttGAAACTATTAAAATTGAGATAAGGAAGAACGCATATTTTAGAAGCTGCGTAGACGATGTCCCAaaagggaagaggaaaaaagagttcgtgagattgaaaaaaagagagttaAGTGACGTTGTGCCGAAatgtaggagagagagagaggaaagaatgATGTGTGGGGAGGTAGAAAGAATAAGGTATAACGTCACGCGACTCAACGTGGTCTCActtcgaacgggaggcaggacccACTAGTTGTAATTATAGTTATCTTCGCGATGTTCTCGGAACGGTTTGTTCTCGACCCCTCCCAGTGCTTACCAAGAAacaagaggaagatagaacgAGCTGTTAAATTCACAGAAGGAAACGAGACAGTAAGATAGAGATCGAGGAAGAGAGGGCGCGAAGAGAAATCTggaaaagagagggggagagtgGGCCGAGGatgaaagttatatatatatatatatatatatatatatatatatatatatatataaagaaagagagagagagagagaaaaagagaaagaattcaGATCGCAGAAGAGAGAAGTTACAGTACACCGTGGTGTTGCCTATCGAGATAACCCTTCTTGTGCATCTATAAGATTTCAAGGATTGAAGATTAATCTGAGAATAGCGctttaattgattaaaaactGTTTCAAACGGGGAAAAGGATTCCTCTATTAGCACTTTGTGACAATTTCTTCGTGATATtcaacaatgaaaaaaattgttttatttctccttgccgttctatttgtttttttggTCACCGGTAGACACCACAGGTAAGAGctcgtaataaaaatgatcataCGTCCTGGAAAATATtcagatttaaataaattattgacgttgttatgtcttttttttttttggtttataGAGACAATGACTACTTAAATCACGTACAATTGGTAAATCAATTTCGATGTTCATTGCCACAACCACGAGCAATTCCCGTAGCAGAACTTCTTACAGTTGGACCTAGTCcagatgaaattttttatcctcCTTCAACGGTATTAGCACGTTGCGGTGGGTCCGGATGTTGTCCCGATTCCAAACAGATCTGCGCATCGACCGAGACTAGAAACGTAAGCTTGGTATTCATGGTAAAACACCTCATAGATCGACAACGGGACAGACATCATGAGGTTATTCATGCTTTGGAAGATACAAAATGTGCTTGCATAAATACGGTCAAAGTCAATATGACGTAATTCTTCgtttaaaagtataaatataatgtagatgtgtgaatatatttgtgtatgtgtgtttgagtatgcgtgcgtgcgtttGTGACGTTATCAGTGCATCAATGATGATAATTGCTTTAAaacatacaaatttataagtatcacgtaaaaatttcatatcaattatattatgtaatcgTTTGTTTTTATCATGGATAATATtctctaaaaaatattactttcatagttatttatttattttaataaaatgtatcatttatacttcgaattaattaaaacaaataatttcactgttcatacttacatattattatatagtattatataattattatatatttatatttttatattgctatatatatatatttacaactaGTTCCTTACTGTCCATTTATACATCCATGGTATTTGTGTCtgtgatatttttatctattaaggTCTGTAAacgttcatatattttttagaatcttatattaaaataataactatCAATATTAccaactattttattttattataatccttTCTTTTCAGATTTTCACTTGTCTTATCTAatctttgatattaaaatattgttttgcAACCAGTAGATCACGTTTAATGCTTTCATTATCCGGTGCCAATTTTATTGCCGCTTCCAGTTCAGGAATGCCGTGTTGTGGCGCAGATAATTTACAAAGAGCTGCACCTTGCCGAGCGTGACA contains:
- the LOC127065035 gene encoding vascular endothelial growth factor A-A-like — encoded protein: MKKIVLFLLAVLFVFLVTGRHHRDNDYLNHVQLVNQFRCSLPQPRAIPVAELLTVGPSPDEIFYPPSTVLARCGGSGCCPDSKQICASTETRNVSLVFMVKHLIDRQRDRHHEVIHALEDTKCACINTVKVNMT